The following are encoded in a window of Primulina tabacum isolate GXHZ01 unplaced genomic scaffold, ASM2559414v2 Contig926, whole genome shotgun sequence genomic DNA:
- the LOC142535306 gene encoding uncharacterized protein LOC142535306: MNFLIWNVRGLRSSESQQRLHAHVKDKRVKILAILEPMIDLDVRFMTRRFGFSRVISNSSGHIWVFFAEDVMVECLFDHTQFLHFRVSATFLPTTVFCSFVYAKCDYIERRQLWNSLLQVKPTHGPWLVGGDFNVVRNSSECLGSSGGRGLRSRGRTRPFGSVLIGFLCLLIGGDHFHSIRVEHLIRTVSDHCPLFVSVPVFASGPSSFRFQSMWLRHHGFLQTVRLNWNLPCHLNGMPRLFVKLKRLKSHLKWWNKSVFGDLFAKLAEAEQAVRIAEADCEAAPSDLHWTSLSNCNADLARVTAMEADFWRQKATCRWLEDGERNTKLFHNMVKKKRVANKIFRIWDNGSCITSPELIQQSGAAFFQNLLTGDPFVLSCPDFSDFPLVISDLENANIAAPPSLEEVRATVFSIHRDSVAGPDGFSSAFFSIAGRLSIRMFLMRSWISFGVVPCHRGLLPPRSH, from the exons atgaattttctcatatggaATGTCAGGGGGCTCCGGAGCTCGGAGTCTCAACAAAGGCTACATGCCCACGTTAAAGATAAGAGAGTCAAGATCTTGGCTATTTTGGAAcccatgattgatctggatGTTCGTTTTATGACTCGTCGTTTTGGTTTTTCTCGAGTTATATCGAACTCCTCGGGTCATATCTGGGTTTTCTTTGCTGAGGATGTCATGGTTGAGTGTCTTTTTGATCACACTCAATTCCTTCACTTCCGGGTTTCTGCTACTTTTTTGCCGACCACTGTCTTTTGTTCCTTTGTTTATGCTAAGTGTGACTACATTGAGCGCAGACAGCTTTGGAATTCTTTGCTTCAGGTTAAGCCTACTCATGGTCCTTGGCTTGTTGGTGGCGACTTTAATGTAGTCAGAAATTCGTCGGAGTGTTTGGGTTCTTCTGGTGGGCG gggtcttcgttcacgtgGACGaacaagaccatttggaagcgtctTGATCGGGTTTTTGTGTCTGTTGATTGGGGGTGACCATTTTCATTCTATTCGTGTGGAGCACCTCATTCGTACGGTCTCTGACCATTGTCCTCTTTTTGTGTCAGTCCCGGTCTTTGCTAGTGGGCCGAGTTCTTTTCGCTTTCAGAGCATGTGGCTcaggcaccatggttttttgcagacggtgaggcttaattggaatttaCCGTGTCATTTGAACGGTATGCCCCGTCTTTTTGTGAAATTGAAGCGCCTCAAAAGCCATCTGAAGTGGTGGAATAAGAGTGTTTTTGGTGATCTTTTTGCCAAACTTGCTGAGGCGGAGCAGGCTGTCCGGATTGCTGAGGCAGATTGCGAGGCTGCTCCTTCGGATTTGCATTGGACTAGTTTGTCCAATTGCAATGCAGATCTTGCTAGGgttaccgccatggaggcggatttttggcggCAAAAAGCCACTTGTAGGtggttagaggatggtgagaggaACACTAAACTCTTCCACAATATGGTCAAGAAAAAAAGGGTGGCTAATAAAATCTTTCGTATTTGGGATAATGGCTCTTGCATTACTTCCCCTGAGCTTATTCAGCAGTCTGGGGCCGCCTTTTTTCAAAACCTGCTTACTGGGGATCCTTTTGTGCTTTCTTGCCCGGATTTTTCTGATTTCCCCTTGGTGATCTCGGATTTGGAGAACGCAAATATTGCTGCCCCTCCTTCTTTGGAGGAGGTGCGggcgactgttttctccattcATCGTGATAGTGTGGCGGGGCCTGATGGATTCTCTTCGGCCTTcttcagcattgctgggagattgtccatcaggatgtttttgatgcGGTCCTGGATTTCTTTCGGGGTAGTCCCTTGCCACAGGGgtttactgccaccacgatcACATTGA
- the LOC142535307 gene encoding uncharacterized protein LOC142535307 gives MNFLIWNVRGLRSSESQQRLHAHVKDKRVKILAILEPMIDLDVRFMTRRFGFSRVISNSSGHIWVFFAEDVMVECLFYHTQFLHFRVSATFLPTTVFCSFVYAKCDYIERRQLWNSLLQVKPTHGPWLVGGDFNGSSFTWTNKTIWKRLDRVFVSVDWGDHFHSIRVEHLIRTVSDHCPLFVSVPVFASGPSSFRFQSMWLRHHGFLQTVRLNWNLPCHLNGMPRLFVKLKRLKSHLKWWNKSVFGDLFAKLVEAEQAVRIAEADCEAAPSDLHWTSLSNCNADLARVTAMEADFWRQKAACRWLEDGERNTKLFHNMVKKKRVANKIFRIWDNGSCITSPELIQQSGAAFFQNLLTGDPFVLSCPDFSDFPLVISDLENANIAAPPSLEEDVFDAVLDFFRGSPLPQGFTATTITLIPKVMGAQAWSDFRPISLCNVTNKIISKLLYSRLKEVAERLVSWNQSGFVPGRVISDNILLAQELTHSLSLPTRGGNVILKLDMAKAYDRVQWSFLLDVLSHYGFSEQVVSMISACISHCQFSVNINGSLTGFFGSTRGLRQGDPLSPLLFILGAEYLSRGLDRLYRQYPAIRYRSACDLLLSHLAYADDIIIFANGGTREMNSLMDFLHHYENCSGQLVNAVKSVIILPPRCSGRTRSRLLRITGFGEGCFPIKYLGVPLFRGNRVCSLFDPLVQMVSKKLEGWELKTLSPGSRMTLLRSVLLSVPIYMFQVVQPPLAVMERLENVFNGFLWGSRSLDKKWHWARWSRACLSVSEGGLGFRRLKDIVDSFSIKLWFRFRQGSSLWAKFMMRKYCQLVHPAYVSSAGFISPTWRRLLKIRARAESGIRWRIGVGDVAFWDDIWCGDVPLSSQVLLRGDRGVRVSHFLSDGAWDFDLLCSVVPPSVAETITLIPIASGEPDSAIWVHSSDGVFSLKSAWELVRLRDQVSDIFTPCWGSWLRPTMSFFLWRFWHQWLPVDDVLQRRGFELASKCQCCEMPETFTHIFIDSPLARSVWHYFGAVFHVRIPLTSDFRLFLSAWKRHPGWTPRGHVKEFLPFIVLWFLWTARNDAKHRHLHISAETVKSQILSYLRLAHAASTVKPMHWRGVLQAARAMGIFVQLRRARKLTIVRWLRPPFGCFKLNVDGSSRGSPGDSTVGGVVRDSSGHVTLAHDVCILVCSEWVSALFLLVLSFDTFMVPGGRLLLVLLGRRISYCRGVCWMSWWIHGVLSKGSSASYDMFVRLLLHGIEISALLIQMLDIFGSGGIAIYILLCDRHYWTLQDDSSGMRAFAWTLRSCRHYHFVFLSMWFIALLLFD, from the exons atgaattttctcatatggaATGTCAGGGGGCTCCGGAGCTCGGAGTCTCAACAAAGGCTACATGCCCACGTTAAAGATAAGAGAGTCAAGATCTTGGCTATTTTGGAAcccatgattgatctggatGTTCGTTTTATGACTCGTCGTTTTGGTTTTTCTCGAGTTATATCGAACTCCTCGGGTCATATCTGGGTTTTCTTTGCTGAGGATGTCATGGTTGAGTGTCTTTTTTATCACACTCAATTCCTTCACTTCCGGGTTTCTGCTACTTTTTTGCCGACCACTGTCTTTTGTTCCTTTGTTTATGCTAAGTGTGACTACATTGAGCGCAGACAGCTTTGGAATTCTTTGCTTCAGGTTAAGCCTACTCATGGTCCTTGGCTTGTTGGTGGCGACTTTAAT gggtcttcgttcacgtgGACGaacaagaccatttggaagcgtctTGATCGGGTTTTTGTgtctgttgattggggtgacCATTTTCATTCTATTCGTGTGGAGCACCTCATTCGTACGGTCTCTGACCATTGTCCTCTTTTTGTGTCAGTCCCGGTCTTTGCTAGTGGGCCGAGTTCTTTTCGCTTTCAGAGCATGTGGCTcaggcaccatggttttttgcagacggtgaggcttaattggaatttaCCGTGTCATTTGAACGGTATGCCCCGTCTTTTTGTGAAATTGAAGCGCCTCAAAAGCCATCTGAAGTGGTGGAATAAGAGTGTTTTTGGTGATCTTTTTGCCAAACTTGTTGAGGCGGAGCAGGCTGTCCGGATTGCTGAGGCAGATTGCGAGGCTGCTCCTTCGGATTTGCATTGGACTAGTTTGTCCAATTGCAATGCAGATCTTGCTAGGgttaccgccatggaggcggatttttggcggCAAAAAGCCGCTTGTAGGtggttagaggatggtgagaggaacaccaaactcttccaCAATATGGTCAAGAAAAAAAGGGTGGCTAATAAAATCTTTCGTATTTGGGATAATGGCTCTTGCATTACTTCCCCTGAGCTTATTCAGCAGTCTGGGGCCGCCTTTTTTCAAAACCTGCTTACTGGGGATCCTTTTGTGCTTTCTTGCCCGGATTTTTCTGATTTCCCCTTGGTGATCTCGGATTTGGAGAACGCAAATATTGCTGCCCCTCCTTCTTTGGAGGAG gatgtttttgatgcGGTCCTGGATTTCTTTCGGGGTAGTCCCTTGCCACAGGGgtttactgccaccacgatcACATTGATTCCCAAAGTCATGGGTGCTCAGGCTTGGTCGGACTTTCGTCCTATCAGCTTGTGTAATGTGACTAATAAGATAATTTCCAAACTTTTATATTCTCGGCTGAAGGAGGTGGCGGAGAGGCTGGTTTCGTGGAATCAGAGTGGCTTTGTTCCAGGGCGGGTGATTTCGGATAATATCCTCCTTGCTCAagagctcactcatagtctcTCTCTCCCCACCCGTGGTggcaatgttattttgaaactgGATATGGCTAAAGCTTATGATAGGGTCCAATGGTCTTTTCTGTTGGATGTCTTGAGCCATTATGGCTTTTCAGAGCAGGTAGTGTCGATGATATCTGCCTGCATTTCTCATTGCCAATTTTCagttaatatcaatggttcaCTCACTGGATTCTTTGGATCCACTAGGGGTCTCCGGCAGGGCGACCCTTTGTCCccacttcttttcattttgggggcagAGTACCTTTCGCGTGGTCTTGATCGTCTTTATCGTCAGTATCCTGCGATTAGGTACCGATCTGCTTGTGATCTCCTTCTTTCCCAcctggcctatgctgatgatatcattatttttgccaatggtgggacTCGTGAGATGAACAGTCTCATGGATTTTTTGCATCACTATGAAAACTGCTCGGGGCAGTTGGTGAATGCAGTTAAGAGTGTCAttattttgcctccgaggtgttCTGGTCGTACTCGTTCCCGTCTCCTTCGTATCACTGGGTTTGGGGAGGGTTGTTTTCCTATCAAATACCTCGGTGTTCCTTTGTTTCGTGGGAATAGAGTTTGCTCTCTTTTTGATCCCCTTGTGCAGATGGTGAGTAAGAAGTTGGAGGGTTGGGAGCTTAAAACTCTTTCCCCGGGGAGCCGTATGACTCTCCTTAGGAGTGTCCTCCTTTCGGTTCCCATTTACATGTTCCAGGTAGTCCAGCCACCTCTGGCAGTTATGGAGAGGCTTGAGAATGTTTTCAATGGTTTCCTGTGGGGATCCAGATCCTTGGataagaaatggcattgggcgaGGTGGTCTCGTGCATGTCTTTCTGTCTCTGAAGGGGGTCTTGGATTTCGCAGGCTCAAAGATATtgtggatagcttctccattAAATTATGGTTTCGTTTTCGTCAAGGTTCATCCCTATGGGCCAAATTCATGATGAGAAAATACTGCCAGTTGGTGCATCCAGCTTATGTTTCATCTGCTGGgttcatttctcccacttggcgtcGTTTGCTTAAGATTAGGGCTCGTGCTGAATCTGGCATTCGATGGAGAATTGGGGTGGGAGATGTTGCTTTTTGGGATGACATCTGGTGTGGGGATGTTCCCTTGTCTAGTCAGGTCCTGCTTAGGGGGGATCGGGGTGTCCGTGTTTCTCACTTTCTTTCAGATGGGGCTTGGGATTTTGACCTTCTCTGCTCAGTTGTCCCACCCTCTGTTGCTGAGACTATTACTCTGATCCCTATTGCATCGGGGGAGCCCGATTCGGCTATTTGGGTGCATAGTTCTGACGGTGTTTTTTCGCTGAAATCCGCATGGGAGCTTGTCCGCTTGAGAGACCAAGTTTCTGATATCTTCACTCCTTGCTGGGGCAGTTGGCTGAGGCCTACTATGTCTTTCTTCCTTTGgaggttttggcatcaatggCTTCCAGTTGACGATGTGCTCCAGCGTCGTGGTTTCGAGCTGGCGTCtaaatgtcagtgttgtgagatgCCTGAGACATTCACGCACATTTTCATTGATAGCCCTCTTGCCAGGTCTGTATGGCATTACTTTGGGGCTGTTTTTCATGTCCGTATTCCCCTTACCAGTGATTTCAGACTCTTCCTCAGTGCTTGGAAGAGGCATCCGGGGTGGACTCCTAGGGGCCACGTGAAGGAGTTTTTGCCTTTCATTGTTTTatggtttctctggacggctcgTAACGATGCGAAACACCGTCATTTGCACATTTCCGCGGAGACTGTTaagtctcagattttgtcttatttGCGCCTCGCTCACGCTGCATCTACTGTTAAGCCCATGCACTGGCGGGGTGTTTTGCAGGCTGCGAGGGCTATGGGGATTTTTGTTCAGTTGCGTAGGGCTCGTAAACTGACGATTGTTCGTTGGTTGCGGCCGCCGTTCGGGTGTTTTAAATTGAATGtagatgggagttcgagaggtAGTCCTGGGGACTCTACTGTTGGTGGGGTTGTTCGTGACTCTTCTGGGCATGTG ACACTTGCACATGATGTGTGTATTCTTGTTTGTTCTGAGTGGGTCTCTGCCCTATTTCTGTTGGTGCTTTCCTTTGACACATTCATGGTTCCTGGAGGGCGTTTACTGCTGGTTCTCCTTGGCCGCCGTATCAGTTATTGTAGAGGTGTTTGCTGGATGTCATGGTGGATTCATGGGGTGCTTTCTAAAGGATCCTCTGCTTCTTATGACATGTTCGTCAGACTCCTACTTCATGGGATCGAGATCTCTGCTCTTTTGATTCAGATGCTAGATATCTTTGGTTCTGGCGGGATTGCGATCTATATATTACTCTGTGATCGCCATTATTGGACTCTCCAGGATGATAGCTCCGGGATGAGAGCTTTTGCATGGACTCTGCGATCATGTCGCCATTATCATTTTGTCTTCCTCAGCATGTGGTTCATAGCGCTTCTCCTTTTTGATTAG
- the LOC142535308 gene encoding uncharacterized protein LOC142535308, with amino-acid sequence MNFLIWNVRGLRSSESQQRLHAHVNDKRVKILAILEPMIDLDVRFMTRRFGFSRVISNSSGHIWVFFAEDVMVECLFDHTQFLHFRVSATFLPTTVFCSFVYAKCDYIERRQLWNSLLQVKPAQGPWLVGGDFNGSSFTWTNKTIWKRLDRVFVSVDWGDHFHSIRVEHLIRTVSDHCPLFVSVPVFASGPSSFRFQSMWLRHHGFLQTVRLNWNLPCHLNGMPRLFVKLKRLKSHLKWWNKSVFGDLFAKLAEAEQAVRIAEADCEAAPSDLHWTSLSNCNADLARVTAMEADFWRQRAACRWLEDGERNTKLFHNMVKKKRVANKIFRIWDNGSCITSPELIQQSGAAFFQNLLTGDPFVLSCPDFSDFPLVISDLENANIAAPPSLEEDVFDAVLDFFRGSPLPQGFTATTITLIPKVMGAQAWSDFRPISLCNVTNKIISKLLYSRLKEVAERLVSWNQSGFVPGRVISDNILLAQELTHSLSLPTRGGNVILKLDMAKAYDRVQWSFLLDVLSHYGFSEKVVSMISACISHCQFSVNINGSLTGFFGSTRGLRQGDPLSPLLFILGAEYLSRGLDRLYRQYPAIRYRSACDLLLSHLAYADDIIIFANGGTREMNSLMDFLHHYENCSGQLVNAVKSVIILPPRCSGRTRSRLLRITWFGEGCFPIKYLGVPLFRGNRVCSLFDPLVQMVSKKLEGWELKTLSPGSRMTLLRSVLLSVPIYMFQVVQPPLAVMERLENVFNGFLWGSRSLDKKWHWARWSRACLPVSEGGLGFRRLKDIVDSFSIKLWFRFRQGSSLWAKFMMRKYCQLVHPAYVSSAGFISPTWRRLLKIRARAESGIRWRIGVGDVAFWDDIWCGDVPLSSQVLLRGDRGVRVSHFLSDGAWDFDLLCSVVPPSVAETITLIPIASGEPDSAIWVHSSDGVFSLKSAWEIVRLRDQVSDIFTPCWGSWLRPTMSFFLWRFWHQWLPVDDVLQRRGFELASKCQCCEMPETFTHIFIDSPLARSVWHYFGAVFHVRIPLTSDFRLFLSAWKRHPGWTPRGHVKEFLPFIVLWFLWTARNDAKHRHLHISAETVKSQILSYLRLAHAASTVKPMHWRGVLQAARAMGIFVQLRRARKLTIVRWLRPPFGCLKLNVDGSSRGSPGDSTVGGVVRDSSGHVTLAHDVCILVCSEWVSALFLLVLSFDTFMVPGGRLLLVLLGRRISYCRGVCWMSWWIHGVLSKGSSASYDMFVRLLLHGIEISALLIQMLDIFGSGGIAIYILLCDRHYWTLQDDSSGMRAFAWTLRSSRHYHFVFLSMWFIALLLFD; translated from the exons atgaattttctcatatggaATGTCAGGGGGCTCCGGAGCTCGGAGTCTCAACAAAGGCTACATGCCCACGTTAACGATAAGAGAGTCAAGATCTTGGCTATTTTGGAAcccatgattgatctggatGTTCGTTTTATGACTCGTCGTTTTGGTTTTTCTCGAGTTATATCGAACTCCTCGGGTCATATCTGGGTTTTCTTTGCTGAGGATGTCATGGTTGAGTGTCTTTTTGATCACACTCAATTCCTTCACTTCCGGGTTTCTGCTACTTTTTTGCCGACCACTGTCTTTTGTTCCTTTGTTTATGCTAAGTGTGACTACATTGAGCGCAGACAGCTTTGGAATTCTTTGCTTCAGGTTAAGCCTGCTCAGGGTCCTTGGCTTGTTGGTGGCGACTTTAAT gggtcttcgttcacgtgGACGaacaagaccatttggaagcgtctTGATCGGGTTTTTGTgtctgttgattggggtgacCATTTTCATTCTATTCGTGTGGAGCACCTCATTCGTACGGTCTCTGACCATTGTCCTCTTTTTGTGTCAGTCCCGGTCTTTGCTAGTGGGCCGAGTTCTTTTCGCTTTCAGAGCATGTGGCTcaggcaccatggttttttgcagacggtgaggcttaattggaatttaCCGTGTCATTTGAACGGTATGCCCCGTCTTTTTGTGAAATTGAAGCGCCTCAAAAGCCATCTGAAGTGGTGGAATAAGAGTGTTTTTGGTGATCTTTTTGCCAAACTTGCTGAGGCGGAGCAGGCTGTCCGGATTGCTGAGGCAGATTGCGAGGCTGCTCCTTCGGATTTGCATTGGACTAGTTTGTCCAATTGCAATGCAGATCTTGCTAGGgttaccgccatggaggcggatttttggcggCAAAGAGCCGCTTGTAGGtggttagaggatggtgagaggaacaccaaactcttccaCAATATGGTCAAGAAAAAAAGGGTGGCTAATAAAATCTTTCGTATTTGGGATAATGGCTCTTGCATTACTTCCCCTGAGCTTATTCAGCAGTCTGGGGCCGCCTTTTTTCAAAACCTGCTTACTGGGGATCCTTTTGTGCTTTCTTGCCCGGATTTTTCTGATTTCCCCTTGGTGATCTCGGATTTGGAGAACGCAAATATTGCTGCCCCTCCTTCTTTGGAGGAG gatgtttttgatgcGGTCCTGGATTTCTTTCGGGGTAGTCCCTTGCCACAGGGgtttactgccaccacgatcACATTGATTCCCAAAGTCATGGGTGCTCAGGCTTGGTCGGACTTTCGTCCTATCAGCTTGTGTAATGTGACTAATAAGATAATTTCCAAACTTTTATATTCTCGGCTGAAGGAGGTGGCGGAGAGGCTGGTTTCGTGGAATCAGAGTGGCTTTGTTCCAGGGCGGGTGATTTCGGATAATATCCTCCTTGCTCAagagctcactcatagtctcTCTCTCCCCACCCGTGGTggcaatgttattttgaaactgGATATGGCTAAAGCTTATGATAGGGTCCAATGGTCTTTTCTGTTGGATGTCTTGAGCCATTATGGCTTTTCAGAGAAGGTAGTGTCGATGATATCTGCCTGCATTTCTCATTGCCAATTTTCagttaatatcaatggttcaCTCACTGGATTCTTTGGATCCACTAGGGGTCTCCGGCAGGGCGACCCTTTGTCCccacttcttttcattttgggggcagAGTACCTTTCGCGTGGTCTTGATCGTCTTTATCGTCAGTATCCTGCGATTAGGTACCGATCTGCTTGTGATCTCCTTCTTTCCCAcctggcctatgctgatgatatcattatttttgccaatggtgggacTCGTGAGATGAACAGTCTCATGGATTTTTTGCATCACTATGAAAACTGCTCGGGGCAGTTGGTGAATGCAGTTAAGAGTGTCAttattttgcctccgaggtgttCTGGTCGTACTCGTTCCCGTCTCCTTCGTATCACTTGGTTTGGGGAGGGTTGTTTTCCTATCAAATACCTCGGAGTTCCTTTGTTTCGTGGGAATAGAGTTTGCTCTCTTTTTGATCCCCTTGTGCAGATGGTGAGTAAGAAGTTGGAGGGTTGGGAGCTTAAAACTCTTTCCCCGGGGAGCCGTATGACTCTCCTTAGGAGTGTCCTCCTTTCGGTTCCCATTTACATGTTCCAGGTAGTCCAGCCACCTCTGGCAGTTATGGAGAGGCTTGAGAATGTTTTCAATGGTTTCCTGTGGGGATCCAGATCCTTGGataagaaatggcattgggcgaGGTGGTCTCGTGCATGTCTTCCTGTCTCTGAAGGGGGTCTTGGATTTCGCAGGCTCAAAGATATtgtggatagcttctccattAAATTATGGTTTCGTTTTCGTCAAGGTTCATCCCTATGGGCCAAATTCATGATGAGAAAATACTGCCAGTTGGTGCATCCAGCTTATGTTTCATCTGCTGGgttcatttctcccacttggcgtcGTTTGCTTAAGATTAGGGCTCGTGCTGAATCTGGCATTCGATGGAGAATTGGGGTGGGAGATGTTGCTTTTTGGGATGACATCTGGTGTGGGGATGTTCCCTTGTCTAGTCAGGTCCTGCTTAGGGGGGATCGGGGTGTCCGTGTTTCTCACTTTCTTTCAGATGGGGCTTGGGATTTTGACCTCCTCTGCTCAGTTGTCCCACCCTCTGTTGCTGAGACTATTACTCTGATCCCTATTGCATCGGGGGAGCCCGATTCGGCTATTTGGGTGCATAGTTCTGACGGTGTTTTTTCGCTGAAATCCGCATGGGAGATTGTCCGCTTGAGAGACCAAGTTTCTGATATCTTCACTCCTTGCTGGGGCAGTTGGCTGAGGCCTACTATGTCTTTCTTCCTCTGgaggttttggcatcaatggCTTCCAGTTGACGATGTGCTCCAGCGTCGTGGTTTCGAGCTGGCGTCtaaatgtcagtgttgtgagatgCCTGAGACATTCACGCACATTTTCATTGATAGCCCTCTTGCCAGGTCTGTATGGCATTACTTTGGGGCTGTTTTTCATGTCCGTATTCCCCTTACCAGTGATTTCAGACTCTTCCTCAGTGCTTGGAAGAGGCATCCGGGGTGGACTCCTAGGGGCCACGTGAAGGAGTTTTTGCCTTTCATTGTTTTatggtttctctggacggctcgTAACGATGCGAAACACCGTCATTTGCACATTTCCGCGGAGACTGTTaagtctcagattttgtcttatttGCGCCTCGCTCACGCTGCATCTACTGTTAAGCCCATGCACTGGCGGGGTGTTTTGCAGGCTGCGAGGGCTATGGGGATTTTTGTTCAGTTGCGTAGGGCTCGTAAACTGACGATTGTTCGTTGGTTGCGGCCGCCGTTCGGGTGTCTTAAATTGAATGtagatgggagttcgagaggtAGTCCTGGGGACTCTACTGTTGGTGGGGTTGTTCGTGACTCTTCTGGGCATGTG ACACTTGCACATGATGTGTGTATTCTTGTTTGTTCTGAGTGGGTCTCTGCCCTATTTCTGTTGGTGCTTTCCTTTGACACATTCATGGTTCCTGGAGGGCGTTTACTGCTGGTTCTCCTTGGCCGCCGTATCAGTTATTGTAGAGGTGTTTGCTGGATGTCATGGTGGATTCATGGGGTGCTTTCTAAAGGATCCTCTGCTTCTTATGACATGTTCGTCAGACTCCTACTTCATGGGATCGAGATCTCTGCTCTTTTGATTCAGATGCTAGATATCTTTGGTTCTGGCGGGATTGCGATCTATATATTACTCTGTGATCGCCATTATTGGACTCTCCAGGATGATAGCTCCGGGATGAGAGCTTTTGCATGGACTCTGCGATCATCTCGCCATTATCATTTTGTCTTCCTCAGCATGTGGTTCATAGCGCTTCTCCTTTTTGATTAG